In Nicotiana tabacum cultivar K326 chromosome 11, ASM71507v2, whole genome shotgun sequence, a single window of DNA contains:
- the LOC107775429 gene encoding cysteine proteinase 3: protein MTRALIILLLIATLIAAARGGALTFDDDNPIRQVVVSDGLQELESGILQVIGQTRRALSFVRFVRRYGKRYESVEEIKQRFEIYLDNLKMIRSHNKQRLSYKLGVNEFTDLTWDEFRRERLGAPQNCSATTKSDFQLTNVNLPETKDWREARIVSPVKKQGKCGSCWTFSTTGALEAAYAQAFGKNISLSEQQLLDCAGAFNNFGCHGGLPSQAFEYIKYSGGLDTEEEYPYAGKAGVCKFSSENVAVKVVDSVNITKGAEDELKYAVAFIRPVSVAYQVVKGFKQYKGGIYSSTVCGNTPQDVNHAVLAVGYGVDNGTPYWLIKNSWGAEWGDNGYFKMEMGKNMCGIATCASYPIVA from the exons ATGACTCGGGCCTTGATAATACTATTACTCATCGCGACCTTAATCGCCGCCGCACGAGGCGGAGCGTTGACGTTTGACGATGATAATCCGATCAGGCAAGTTGTAGTATCCGACGGTTTGCAGGAGCTGGAGAGTGGAATTCTCCAAGTCATCGGCCAAACGCGCCGTGCTCTCTCCTTCGTTCGCTTTGTTCGCAG GTATGGGAAGAGATACGAGTCAGTTGAGGAGATCAAGCAAAGGTTTGAGATATACTTGGACAATCTGAAGATGATTAGGTCTCACAACAAGCAACGACTTTCCTACAAACTTGGTGTCAATG AGTTTACCGACCTAACATGGGATGAGTTTAGGAGAGAAAGGCTAGGAGCTCCTCAAAACTGTTCCGCTACCACAAAGAGCGATTTTCAGCTCACTAATGTCAACCTACCAGAGACG AAAGACTGGAGGGAAGCACGGATAGTAAGCCCAGTGAAGAAGCAGGGGAAGTGCGGGTCTTGCTGGACATTCAG CACTACTGGTGCTCTGGAGGCAGCATATGCCCAGGCATTTGGGAAGAACATCTCTCTGTCTGAACAGCAGCTCTTGGACTGTGCTGGAGCTTTTAATAACTTTGGATGCCATGGCGGGCTTCCATCACAGGCTTTTGAGTACATTAAATACAGTGGTGGTCTTGACACTGAAGAAGAATATCCTTATGCTGGAAAGGCTGGTGTATGCAAATTTTCGTCAGAAAATGTTGCTGTTAAAGTCGTTGATTCTGTTAATATTACCAAG GGTGCTGAAGATGAACTAAAATACGCGGTTGCATTTATTAGACCGGTTAGTGTAGCTTATCAGGTGGTAAAAGGTTTCAAACAGTACAAGGGTGGAATTTACAGCAGCACCGTATGTGGCAACACTCCCCAA GATGTGAACCATGCTGTTCTTGCTGTGGGATATGGTGTTGATAATGGTACTCCATATTGGCTGATCAAGAACTCATGGGGAGCTGAATGGGGTGACAATGGATACTTCAAAATGGAGATGGGAAAGAACATGTGTG GTATTGCAACTTGCGCATCATACCCTATTGTTGCTTGA